The Sardina pilchardus chromosome 19, fSarPil1.1, whole genome shotgun sequence genome window below encodes:
- the rdh10a gene encoding retinol dehydrogenase 10-A, with the protein MINILVEFLVVILKVLWAIVLAGLKWLVKPKEKSVAGQVCVITGAGGGLGRLFAKEFARRRAVLVLWDINSQSNEETAEMVRQIYRELDSPMSKDGAVGGVEEVPPFQPQVYTYTCDVGKRESVYSTAEKVRREVGEVNLLINNAGVVSGHPLLECPDELIERTMVVNCHAHFWTTKAFLPKMLEMNHGHIVTVASSLGLFSTAGIEDYCSSKFGAIGFHESLSHEIKASEKDGIKMTLVCPYLVDTGMFRGCRIRKEIEPFLPPLRPEFCVKQSMRAILTDQPMICTPRIVYMVNLMKSLLPFEAIVCMYRFLGADKCMYPFLAQRKELMNNNEAKNGI; encoded by the exons ATGATTAACATTCTCGTGGAGTTCCTGGTGGTGATTCTGAAAGTTCTATGGGCTATTGTACTGGCCGGTCTGAAATGGCTTGTGAAACCCAAGGAGAAGAGTGTCgcgggacaggtgtgtgtgatcaccGGGGCTGGCGGCGGTCTCGGGCGGCTCTTCGCTAAGGAGTTTGCTCGGAGGCGAGCAGTCCTGGTACTCTGGGACATCAACAGCCAAAGCAACGAAGAGACTGCGGAGATGGTGCGGCAAATCTATCGCGAGCTGGACAGCCCGATGTCTAAAGACG GAGCCGTTGGCGGTGTAGAGGAAGTCCCTCCGTTCCAGCCGCAGGTGTACACCTACACGTGTGACGTGGGCAAGCGGGAAAGCGTGTACTCCACTGCGGAGAAAGTGCGCCGTGAGGTGGGCGAAGTCAACTTGCTGATCAATAACGCCGGCGTGGTGTCGGGCCACCCTCTCCTGGAGTGCCCAGACGAGCTTATCGAGCGGACCATGGTGGTCAACTGCCATGCACATTTCTGG ACCACCAAGGCATTTCTTCCCAAGATGTTGGAGATGAACCATGGCCACATTGTGACAGTTGCCAGTTCGCTCGGTCTCTTCAGCACAGCTGGTATTGAG GATTACTGCTCCAGCAAGTTCGGAGCCATCGGCTTCCACGAGTCCCTGAGCCATGAAATCAAGGCGTCTGAGAAGGACGGCATCAAGATGACTCTGGTGTGTCCCTACCTGGTGGACACGGGCATGTTCCGCGGATGCAGGATAAG GAAGGAGATTGAGCCCTTCCTGCCACCGCTGAGGCCAGAGTTCTGTGTCAAACAGTCCATGAGGGCCATCCTGACCGATCAGCCCATGATTTGCACGCCTCGTATCGTCTATATGGTCAACCTTATGAAAAG CCTTTTGCCGTTTGAGGCCATCGTCTGCATGTACCGGTTCCTTGGCGCAGACAAGTGCATGTATCCCTTCTTGGCTCAGAGGAAGGAGCTGATGAACAACAACGAAGCGAAGAACGGCATCTAA
- the si:ch211-171b20.3 gene encoding uncharacterized protein si:ch211-171b20.3, with protein MHTFPTQKFLTLPTSLGNRDHDINSHYLPLHCVSSYGALAHNYGNLRLSGEKLPGPKSFLLETKKKCPIQNSLRSVSELDAKCPGSVGSPKAIFPPEKNVLEKDKSGRHFLFDRRWKNGEFRDEMYLKPTSAVCPLPRPYRVQKSNNFQRFSLFRQACNNPSKPCCPFEGYDLTSVPSRLLPATSAVPEKSFSVDIFKHRSRISNRTCSLFTIGANHKSQFFPDPVAGAPASFIQRLSEISSLEGETLRQEKMKKMKKSRKQD; from the exons ATGCATACCTTTCCGACTCAGAAATTTCTGACGCTTCCAACGTCTCTCGGAAACAGAGACCATGACATCAACTCTCATTATTTACCTTTGCACTGTGTTAGTAGTTACGGAGCCCTGGCACACAATTATGGAAATTTGAGACTGTCTGGGGAAAAGCTGCCTGGTCCGAAGTCGTTTCTCTTGGAAACGAAAAAGAAATGCCCAATACAAAAca GCCTGAGGAGTGTCAGTGAGCTGGATGCAAAATGTCCAGGGAG TGTTGGATCACCAAAGGCCATATTTCCCCCTGAGAAAAACGTCCTAGAAAAGGACAAAAGTGGGAGGCATTTCTTGTTTGATAGAAGATGGAAAAATGGAGAATTCAGAG ATGAGATGTACCTCAAACCAACCTCTGCTGTGTGTCCTCTACCTCGACCTTATCGGGTTCAGAAATCAAATAATTTTCAGCGGTTTTCACTATTTAGGCAGGCCTGTAATAACCCCTCTAAGCCATGTTG CCCTTTTGAAGGTTATGATCTCACTTCAGTTCCAAGTCGTCTGTTACCAGCTACCTCAGCAGTCCCTGAGAAGTCGTTCTCGGTGGACATTTTTAAACACAG aTCAAGAATAAGTAATCGCACATGCAGCCTTTTTACTATTGGTGCAAACCACAAAA GTCAGTTCTTTCCTGATCCGGTGGCGGGGGCGCCGGCCTCCTTCATCCAGAGGCTCTCTGAGATCTCATCGCTGGAGGGGGAGACCCTCCGACaggagaagatgaagaagatgaagaagagcaGGAAACAGGACTAA